A window of Paenibacillus sp. 19GGS1-52 contains these coding sequences:
- a CDS encoding GntR family transcriptional regulator — translation MQYPTAWLQGASLGESIACELRLQIINEKIKPGEILSENRIAAEFSTSRSPVREALKSLSIEGLIRLERMGAVVIGLNLKDVEELYDVRYLIESFAQQKLVEGNHASLISQLEQSIDKMKLAVKHNNFVDFAYQDFSFHEAIITESNHTRILHLWNSIRHIVMTVILITTEKGFESGEERMNWVAEKHRTIIEGLHSGNVETIRKVVQDYFADSGETLIRSLP, via the coding sequence ATGCAATACCCTACCGCCTGGCTGCAAGGAGCCTCTCTTGGGGAGTCAATCGCCTGCGAACTCAGGCTGCAAATTATAAATGAAAAGATTAAACCCGGAGAGATCCTCTCCGAGAATCGTATAGCCGCAGAATTCAGTACTAGCCGCTCCCCTGTTCGGGAAGCACTTAAGTCGTTATCCATAGAGGGATTGATCCGCCTCGAGCGCATGGGGGCCGTTGTCATCGGGTTGAACTTGAAGGATGTTGAGGAACTCTATGACGTACGGTATCTTATCGAAAGCTTCGCCCAGCAGAAACTTGTGGAAGGCAACCATGCATCACTAATTTCACAACTTGAGCAGAGTATCGACAAAATGAAGCTTGCCGTTAAGCATAATAACTTTGTTGATTTTGCTTATCAGGATTTTTCTTTTCATGAAGCCATTATCACCGAATCTAATCACACCCGGATCTTACATTTGTGGAACAGCATTCGGCATATTGTGATGACAGTGATTCTAATAACAACTGAAAAGGGATTCGAAAGTGGCGAGGAACGAATGAACTGGGTCGCGGAAAAACATCGAACAATTATCGAAGGACTCCATTCTGGGAATGTGGAAACCATCCGCAAGGTTGTTCAGGACTATTTCGCTGATTCCGGAGAAACACTCATTCGCAGCCTGCCTTAA
- a CDS encoding acyltransferase yields the protein MGQKERIPQLDIYRAIAIFAVLAIHATSRTLAETLDTSMFHPFLFINKFSQFAVPSFVFLSGFVLFYNYIDRPLGGKTLGKFYSRRLIYIIVPYVMFSLFYFALKMTAGHTWGLPPAELASKLGKYLWTGTAYTHLYYVIIIIQFYILFPLMLWCLQKVRRLAAWAPIIGLLLQWGFVLLNKYMVTHDYWHLSKGSLAITYFSYFLLGAAVAVYYSSLKKWLIPTREGWRTGKGPVWIVLWLLWIAAGVIHVELWFNNYSKKTVINSLWYEAFSNIHALLSCIVLMQISFLLYGAGRSLLTRLLVSVGACSFGIYLLHPALLYFYRRLPLHGGSLAYTAGIVGGWLVALLGSWLVVSIAFRYVKPAWIIFGSAPQKPKSEAKHTG from the coding sequence ATGGGTCAAAAAGAAAGAATTCCACAGCTAGATATTTATCGGGCTATCGCTATATTTGCAGTGCTGGCTATTCATGCTACCTCTCGTACATTAGCGGAGACGCTGGATACCTCAATGTTTCACCCGTTCTTGTTCATTAATAAGTTCAGCCAGTTTGCAGTACCTTCATTTGTATTCTTAAGCGGGTTCGTCCTGTTCTATAATTACATTGACCGTCCCCTTGGCGGGAAGACACTCGGGAAGTTCTATAGCCGAAGGTTAATTTATATTATTGTGCCTTATGTGATGTTCTCGTTGTTTTATTTCGCACTGAAGATGACGGCAGGTCATACCTGGGGTTTACCTCCAGCAGAGCTTGCTTCCAAGCTTGGCAAGTATCTATGGACGGGGACCGCTTACACGCATCTGTATTATGTCATCATTATCATCCAATTCTATATTCTGTTTCCCTTGATGCTGTGGTGTCTGCAGAAGGTCCGCCGTCTTGCAGCCTGGGCGCCTATAATCGGACTGCTGCTGCAGTGGGGGTTTGTGCTGCTGAATAAATATATGGTCACCCATGACTACTGGCACCTGTCTAAGGGCAGCTTGGCGATTACTTATTTCTCGTATTTTCTGCTTGGAGCGGCGGTTGCTGTGTATTACTCCTCGCTAAAGAAATGGCTTATCCCAACCCGTGAAGGCTGGCGCACCGGTAAAGGTCCTGTATGGATTGTACTGTGGTTGTTGTGGATTGCTGCAGGGGTTATTCATGTGGAGCTGTGGTTTAATAATTATTCAAAGAAGACGGTCATTAATAGTCTTTGGTATGAGGCTTTCTCGAACATTCATGCATTGCTCTCTTGTATCGTACTGATGCAAATATCCTTTTTATTGTATGGTGCAGGCCGCAGTCTATTGACGAGATTATTAGTCTCGGTGGGTGCCTGTTCGTTTGGAATTTATCTGCTTCACCCCGCGCTATTGTATTTCTACAGAAGATTACCCTTACACGGTGGATCTCTTGCTTATACTGCGGGGATTGTTGGTGGCTGGCTGGTAGCACTGTTAGGCTCCTGGCTCGTAGTTTCCATAGCCTTCCGATATGTTAAGCCTGCCTGGATTATCTTCGGCTCTGCACCGCAGAAGCCTAAATCTGAGGCGAAGCATACAGGATAG
- the gntK gene encoding gluconokinase — MSIHYMIGVDIGTTSTKAVLFQENGSIVAQTDEGYPLHKPSPSIAEQDPEQILHAVIGTISRVVQQSGIAPANIMFVSFSSAMHSVIAIDHTGKPLTQCITWADNRSAECARHLKNELNGHELYMRTGTPIHPMSPITKLMWLRQDHPEVFHKASKFISIKEYVFAKLFGEYVVDHSIASSTGMLNLEKLDWDPEALEIAGITSDHLSRLVPTTYIMQGLLPGMAEQLALLPVTQFVIGASDGVLSNLGVGAIEPGVIAATIGTSGAIRTVVDRPMVDPKGRIFCYALTEKHWVIGGPVNNGGMLFRWVRDEFAASEVETAKRLGIDPYDVLTRIAEQVSPGSDGLLFHPYLTGERAPLWNPDARGSFFGLTMSHRKEHMIRSVLEGVIFNMYTVLLAMEEIIGRPTKILATGGFARSSLWRQMMADIFNQEVVVPESFESSCLGAVVLGLYATGRTESFDIVFDMIGSTHQHRPIKAHANVYQQLLPIYISVYRSLESQYQAIAEFQREQAGE, encoded by the coding sequence ATGAGTATCCACTATATGATTGGTGTTGATATTGGAACGACAAGTACAAAGGCAGTCCTGTTTCAGGAGAATGGAAGCATTGTGGCTCAAACCGATGAGGGTTACCCACTTCATAAGCCTTCACCATCTATAGCCGAGCAGGACCCTGAGCAAATTCTGCATGCGGTCATTGGCACGATCTCAAGAGTAGTACAGCAAAGCGGAATTGCGCCAGCGAATATTATGTTTGTCTCTTTCAGCTCCGCCATGCATAGTGTTATCGCTATAGATCATACGGGTAAGCCTCTTACCCAGTGTATTACGTGGGCAGATAATCGTAGTGCAGAATGTGCGCGGCACTTGAAGAACGAGCTAAACGGACATGAACTTTACATGCGTACCGGAACACCGATCCATCCCATGTCTCCTATCACCAAGCTGATGTGGCTTCGGCAGGACCACCCAGAAGTTTTCCATAAAGCCTCTAAATTCATCTCCATAAAAGAATATGTTTTTGCCAAGCTCTTTGGCGAATACGTTGTGGACCACTCTATCGCATCTTCTACAGGAATGCTGAATCTGGAAAAATTAGATTGGGATCCCGAAGCCTTGGAGATTGCCGGTATTACCAGCGACCATCTCTCCAGACTCGTTCCGACCACTTATATCATGCAGGGTTTGTTACCTGGAATGGCAGAACAGCTTGCGCTCCTTCCGGTTACCCAATTTGTAATTGGGGCAAGCGATGGCGTACTCTCCAACCTCGGGGTAGGGGCGATTGAACCTGGCGTTATTGCCGCTACAATCGGCACCAGCGGAGCCATACGTACCGTTGTAGATCGTCCGATGGTAGATCCGAAGGGACGTATTTTTTGCTATGCACTGACAGAGAAGCATTGGGTTATCGGCGGCCCGGTCAATAACGGCGGTATGCTGTTCCGTTGGGTACGCGATGAATTCGCAGCGTCTGAGGTGGAGACAGCGAAGCGGCTAGGTATTGATCCATACGATGTACTGACCCGGATCGCTGAGCAGGTATCCCCAGGAAGTGACGGACTGCTATTCCATCCTTACCTGACGGGTGAACGTGCGCCACTCTGGAACCCTGACGCGCGGGGCTCCTTCTTCGGACTCACGATGAGTCACCGCAAGGAGCATATGATACGCTCAGTACTGGAGGGTGTTATTTTCAATATGTATACGGTTTTACTAGCGATGGAAGAAATTATCGGGCGTCCAACCAAAATACTGGCAACAGGCGGCTTTGCCCGCTCCTCCCTGTGGCGGCAAATGATGGCAGACATCTTTAATCAGGAGGTTGTTGTCCCGGAGAGCTTCGAAAGCTCCTGCCTCGGTGCAGTGGTACTCGGACTTTACGCTACAGGCCGTACAGAGTCCTTCGACATCGTGTTTGATATGATCGGCTCTACCCATCAACATCGCCCTATAAAGGCTCATGCCAACGTGTACCAACAGCTGCTGCCCATCTACATTTCTGTTTACCGTAGTCTGGAAAGTCAATATCAGGCCATCGCTGAATTTCAGCGGGAGCAAGCCGGAGAATAA
- a CDS encoding acyltransferase, which yields MRNVTRYPVEGHNSLWYIYRTVSPWRGIRNFIFIQIARYCPILTLKNWIYRRILGMKVGKHTAFGLMAMVDVFFPEKITVGENSIIGYNTTILAHEYLIKEYRLGEVIIGENVLIGANTTILPGVTIGDWAVVAAGSVVHKDVAAGSFVGGNPLRVLRPSSAEGGTEE from the coding sequence GTGAGAAACGTAACCCGCTATCCGGTAGAAGGGCATAACTCGCTGTGGTACATTTATCGTACGGTTAGTCCGTGGAGAGGTATACGCAATTTTATTTTTATCCAGATTGCCCGGTATTGTCCGATCCTAACGCTCAAGAACTGGATTTACCGCCGAATCCTCGGCATGAAGGTCGGAAAGCATACGGCATTTGGGTTAATGGCGATGGTAGATGTTTTTTTTCCAGAGAAGATAACGGTTGGGGAGAACTCGATTATTGGTTATAATACGACGATTCTGGCACATGAGTATCTGATTAAGGAATATCGTCTCGGCGAAGTGATAATCGGGGAAAATGTACTAATCGGTGCTAATACTACCATTCTACCTGGTGTTACTATTGGAGATTGGGCGGTTGTTGCTGCAGGCTCTGTGGTGCATAAGGATGTGGCGGCCGGCTCCTTTGTGGGCGGGAATCCGCTGCGTGTGCTGCGGCCTTCTTCGGCGGAGGGCGGTACGGAAGAATAG
- the ppaX gene encoding pyrophosphatase PpaX, translated as MIECVLFDLDGTIVDTNELIISSFMYALKQNALTPLSREQMIPHMGTTLQQQMRVFSGLEDVSILEKSYRSYNNEHHDELIRSFPHVNETLEELSRRGVKMGIVTTKIRPTTIKALEMFDLLKYMDTIVTVTDVTEPKPHPEPVLTAVHNLGVDPRKTLMVGDSVVDIQSAKAAGVHVAAVSWSLKGEEMLRKYEPDYIIHDMRDIYGIVEQGTNES; from the coding sequence ATGATAGAATGCGTTCTTTTTGATCTGGATGGAACGATTGTCGATACGAACGAGCTGATCATCAGTTCATTCATGTATGCCCTGAAGCAGAATGCCCTAACGCCCCTCAGTCGGGAGCAGATGATTCCACATATGGGGACTACGCTTCAGCAGCAGATGAGAGTATTCTCTGGTCTTGAGGATGTAAGCATTCTGGAGAAATCTTACCGTTCTTATAATAATGAGCATCATGATGAGCTAATTCGCTCCTTCCCGCATGTGAATGAGACGTTGGAGGAGCTGTCACGGCGTGGAGTTAAGATGGGTATTGTAACTACCAAAATCCGTCCGACAACCATCAAGGCGCTGGAAATGTTCGATCTGCTTAAATATATGGATACAATTGTGACGGTTACGGATGTTACCGAGCCTAAACCTCATCCAGAGCCTGTACTGACTGCTGTTCACAACCTTGGCGTTGATCCCCGTAAAACACTGATGGTAGGCGATAGTGTAGTGGATATTCAGTCGGCCAAGGCGGCCGGTGTTCACGTGGCGGCGGTTTCGTGGTCGCTCAAAGGGGAAGAGATGCTGCGCAAGTATGAACCGGACTATATCATTCATGATATGAGGGATATATACGGTATCGTAGAGCAAGGGACGAATGAATCGTGA